Proteins from a genomic interval of Mycobacterium conspicuum:
- the folK gene encoding 2-amino-4-hydroxy-6-hydroxymethyldihydropteridine diphosphokinase, whose translation MTRVVLSIGSNLGDRLARLQAVVDGLGDAVVAMSPVYETDPWGETEQGPFLNAVLIADDPSRDARAWLRRAQEFERAAGRVRGQRWGPRTLDVDLIACYGDTEVVAVESDLTLPHPLAHLRAFVLIPWLAVDPDAELTVSGGPRPVARLLAELDPADRAGVRLSPLTLEPKTH comes from the coding sequence ATGACGCGCGTCGTGCTGTCGATCGGCTCGAACCTGGGTGATCGCCTGGCCCGGCTGCAGGCGGTCGTCGACGGGCTGGGTGACGCGGTGGTCGCGATGTCTCCGGTGTATGAGACCGACCCCTGGGGTGAGACCGAGCAGGGACCGTTCCTCAACGCGGTGCTGATCGCCGACGACCCGTCCCGCGACGCGCGCGCCTGGCTGCGCCGGGCGCAGGAGTTCGAGCGGGCCGCGGGCCGGGTCCGTGGCCAGCGCTGGGGCCCGCGGACCCTCGACGTGGACCTGATCGCCTGCTACGGGGACACCGAGGTGGTCGCGGTGGAAAGCGACCTGACCCTGCCGCACCCCCTGGCCCACCTGCGGGCGTTCGTGCTGATCCCGTGGCTGGCCGTCGACCCCGACGCCGAGCTGACGGTCAGCGGCGGGCCGCGGCCGGTGGCGCGGCTGCTGGCCGAACTGGACCCGGCCGACCGGGCCGGGGTGCGGCTATCCCCGCTGACCCTCGAGCCGAAAACGCACTGA